One genomic window of Pelagibaculum spongiae includes the following:
- a CDS encoding DUF411 domain-containing protein codes for MKQNGFEVKEHNVQSVHPFKKKAGLDSRLASCHTAFINGKFIEGHVPAADIKRVLKLDGVKGLAVPGMPAQSPGMAKPGETIEGFNVYAVDQDGGIKVFKSH; via the coding sequence TTGAAACAAAATGGTTTTGAAGTTAAAGAGCATAATGTTCAAAGCGTTCACCCATTCAAAAAGAAAGCCGGGTTAGATAGCCGATTAGCTTCTTGTCATACCGCATTTATCAATGGCAAGTTTATAGAAGGGCATGTGCCTGCGGCAGATATCAAACGGGTATTGAAGCTTGATGGCGTGAAGGGGCTTGCGGTGCCGGGTATGCCAGCGCAATCACCTGGAATGGCTAAGCCTGGCGAAACCATTGAAGGTTTTAATGTTTATGCAGTTGATCAGGATGGCGGCATTAAAGTGTTTAAAAGCCACTAG
- a CDS encoding sodium-dependent transporter yields MSSANQVVAKTWATRWTFILAATGSAVGLGNIWKFPYMTGANGGGAFVLTYLICIALVGIPIMVAETTLGRHGRHSPIVSMLRLAKENKASRAWGLIGVVGVLTGFLILSFYSVIAGWSLSYTIDAATGVFPSLQGEAAGEHFGALIGDWKKLTIFHTGIMVVTGYIIAKGIHDGLEKSVRFLMPALFILLLALLAYSAFTTGYFLEGLKFLFTVDFDKITSEAILAGMGHAFFTLSLGMGAIMAYGAYMPEDANIGSTVVTVAILDTLVALVAGMALFPIVFANGMEPSAGPGLMFISLPAAFGQIAGGEIFGFLFFLLVAMAALSSTISLVEPAVSWMIERFDVSRPVATFIFCFAVWLLGMATVFSFNIWSDVMIFGNNILDALDKLTANILLPGGGMAIALFAGWVMKREVIRQELSHMSDTQFNGWLWLVRIVSPAAVFAIFLNSILG; encoded by the coding sequence ATGAGTAGTGCAAACCAAGTGGTTGCCAAGACCTGGGCAACGCGTTGGACCTTTATCCTGGCTGCAACAGGTTCTGCTGTAGGTTTGGGTAATATCTGGAAATTCCCATACATGACTGGCGCTAATGGCGGCGGTGCATTCGTACTGACTTATCTAATCTGTATTGCGCTAGTTGGCATACCGATTATGGTCGCGGAAACTACTCTAGGTCGTCATGGGCGACATAGCCCAATTGTCAGCATGTTACGTTTGGCAAAAGAAAATAAAGCATCTCGAGCATGGGGTTTGATTGGTGTTGTTGGTGTTTTAACCGGCTTTTTAATCCTGTCTTTCTACAGCGTTATCGCAGGCTGGTCTCTGTCTTACACTATCGACGCTGCTACTGGCGTGTTCCCTAGCTTGCAAGGCGAGGCAGCGGGTGAGCATTTCGGTGCGCTGATTGGTGACTGGAAAAAGCTGACTATTTTCCACACCGGCATCATGGTAGTTACCGGTTATATCATTGCTAAAGGTATTCACGACGGCCTAGAGAAGAGCGTTCGTTTCCTTATGCCTGCCTTGTTTATTTTGTTGTTGGCTTTGTTGGCATACAGTGCCTTCACTACTGGCTACTTTCTTGAAGGTTTGAAGTTCCTGTTCACTGTTGATTTCGACAAGATCACCAGCGAAGCAATTCTGGCTGGCATGGGCCACGCATTCTTTACCCTGAGTCTGGGTATGGGTGCCATCATGGCTTACGGTGCTTACATGCCTGAAGATGCCAATATTGGCAGTACGGTGGTCACCGTAGCGATTCTGGATACCTTAGTTGCACTGGTTGCAGGTATGGCATTGTTCCCAATCGTGTTTGCCAATGGCATGGAGCCATCTGCAGGTCCGGGCTTGATGTTTATTTCTCTGCCTGCAGCATTTGGTCAGATTGCAGGTGGTGAAATTTTTGGCTTCTTGTTCTTCTTGCTGGTTGCAATGGCGGCGCTGAGCTCAACCATTTCACTGGTAGAACCTGCAGTATCCTGGATGATTGAACGCTTTGATGTAAGTCGTCCGGTTGCCACCTTCATCTTCTGTTTCGCAGTATGGTTGCTGGGTATGGCGACGGTGTTCTCATTCAACATCTGGTCTGATGTGATGATCTTTGGCAATAACATCCTCGATGCGTTGGATAAGTTGACTGCCAACATCTTGTTGCCGGGTGGTGGTATGGCGATCGCACTGTTTGCTGGCTGGGTGATGAAGCGGGAAGTTATCAGACAAGAGCTCAGTCATATGAGTGATACGCAATTTAATGGATGGTTGTGGCTGGTACGGATAGTTTCACCGGCAGCGGTATTCGCGATTTTCCTTAACAGCATTCTGGGCTAG
- a CDS encoding transposase, whose amino-acid sequence MPTPRAILFDPKANPFIHACSRCVRRGWLCGEDPAIIPELRQNYDHRRQWIVDRLALLVEAFAIDVAAYAIMSNHYHLVLYVDVEKAQNWTNDQVLTQYCKVFKGEPLVQSYLNPKLKRTMDSAQINMAISFADVYRQRLMSISWFMRAINEPLARKANNEDKCTGRFWEGRFKAQALLDQQALLTCMAYVDLNPLRAGIAETPENSDYTSIQARVNLELTHSKKTKRSKTAPKTCCYPKLKPFLNSKTRKPKRTECLPFQYKDYLELVDASARMARSDKKFHMNKNLPPIFKRLKLKVDATEWASTMSGRGESLSKKFASAIGKYTDILAFKRRARAQAKAYRNELNPFYDPSPHQQKPPSD is encoded by the coding sequence ATGCCTACACCTCGTGCCATCTTGTTCGATCCAAAAGCAAATCCGTTCATACATGCCTGTTCAAGATGCGTTAGACGTGGGTGGCTATGCGGCGAAGATCCAGCAATTATTCCTGAACTAAGGCAGAACTACGACCACCGCCGCCAATGGATTGTCGACCGATTGGCATTACTAGTCGAAGCTTTTGCAATTGATGTGGCTGCTTATGCCATCATGTCTAACCACTATCACCTCGTGCTGTATGTTGATGTAGAAAAAGCTCAAAACTGGACCAATGACCAGGTTTTGACTCAATACTGCAAAGTGTTCAAAGGCGAGCCATTGGTTCAGAGTTATCTCAACCCAAAATTAAAGCGAACCATGGATTCAGCACAAATTAACATGGCGATTAGTTTTGCTGATGTTTATCGCCAGCGATTAATGAGCATTAGCTGGTTTATGCGGGCAATTAACGAGCCATTGGCACGCAAGGCAAATAATGAAGATAAGTGTACCGGAAGATTTTGGGAAGGCCGTTTTAAAGCTCAGGCGTTACTTGATCAACAAGCTTTACTTACCTGTATGGCTTATGTCGACTTAAACCCATTACGTGCCGGAATAGCTGAAACACCAGAAAATTCTGATTACACATCGATTCAGGCTAGAGTGAATCTGGAGCTAACTCACTCAAAAAAGACAAAACGATCTAAAACAGCGCCTAAAACTTGTTGCTACCCCAAGTTAAAACCGTTTTTAAATTCAAAGACTAGAAAACCAAAACGAACAGAATGCTTACCTTTTCAATACAAGGATTATCTGGAATTAGTAGATGCCAGCGCGAGAATGGCGAGATCTGATAAAAAATTTCACATGAATAAAAACTTGCCGCCAATTTTCAAGCGATTAAAGCTGAAGGTAGATGCGACTGAATGGGCCAGTACCATGAGCGGCCGTGGTGAATCGCTTAGCAAAAAGTTCGCCAGCGCGATTGGCAAATATACCGACATTCTGGCATTTAAACGTCGCGCCCGAGCACAGGCCAAAGCTTATCGAAACGAACTCAACCCATTCTACGACCCTTCGCCCCATCAGCAAAAGCCACCGTCTGATTAA
- the istA gene encoding IS21 family transposase: MSRSRIKMRYLREILRLRFESKLSIRKISHCTRASVGTIQGLLATAQQQSLCWPLPETLSDDQALARCFYPEADTAISKRLEQPDWPEVHHELKRKGMTRQLLWEEYHAKYPNRSYCYAQYCVHYKKWLATQKRSMRQIHKAGEKCFIDYSGQTMPIIHGRTGEIKQAQIFVAVLGASGYTFACASWSQRLPDWLDAHVKMFEFFGGVPELLVPDNLKSAVTKACRYDPDKNVSYQQLASHYQVAVLPARPYKPKDKSKAELAVQMVQRWILARLRHQQFFSLAALNQRISDLLIDFNQRPFKQQTGCRASLFKQLDQPELKPLPLHPWQYRDVKRVKIHPDYHVQYQKHFYSVPHHLVGEKLELHAGQNLIELYLHNQLVASHARQLTPGTTILAMHMPERHCQHQYWNQETILANALKLGAHVQLWMQERFTEKQHPEQAYRIWLGVLNLGKKYPPHRLDKSCELALKKHLNRLENLRSMLKNCRDQLPEQDELDYQLPQQHLNIRGPDSFH, translated from the coding sequence ATGTCAAGGTCGAGAATTAAAATGCGATATCTACGGGAAATCCTTCGTCTCAGATTTGAAAGCAAGCTGTCTATCCGTAAAATTTCACACTGCACCCGAGCCAGTGTTGGAACCATTCAAGGATTGCTTGCTACGGCGCAACAGCAGTCGCTCTGCTGGCCATTACCTGAAACATTAAGCGATGATCAGGCACTCGCTCGTTGCTTCTATCCAGAAGCTGACACCGCCATCTCAAAGCGACTAGAACAGCCTGACTGGCCTGAAGTCCACCATGAGCTCAAGCGTAAAGGCATGACACGCCAACTGTTGTGGGAGGAGTACCATGCGAAGTACCCAAACCGTAGTTATTGTTACGCTCAATATTGCGTGCATTATAAAAAATGGCTCGCCACTCAAAAGCGCTCCATGCGGCAAATTCATAAAGCCGGTGAAAAGTGTTTTATTGATTACTCTGGCCAGACCATGCCGATCATTCATGGCAGAACCGGTGAAATTAAGCAGGCACAAATCTTTGTTGCGGTGCTCGGGGCGTCAGGCTATACCTTTGCTTGCGCCAGCTGGAGTCAGCGCCTGCCCGACTGGTTAGATGCCCACGTTAAAATGTTTGAGTTCTTTGGCGGCGTACCCGAATTATTGGTGCCGGATAATTTAAAAAGTGCGGTAACCAAAGCCTGTCGCTATGATCCAGATAAAAATGTCAGTTACCAGCAGTTAGCCAGCCATTACCAGGTCGCGGTATTGCCTGCTCGGCCTTATAAACCAAAAGATAAATCCAAAGCAGAGCTCGCGGTACAAATGGTACAGCGCTGGATATTGGCCAGGCTCCGCCATCAACAATTCTTTAGTTTGGCCGCATTAAACCAGCGGATAAGCGACTTATTAATCGACTTCAATCAACGGCCATTCAAGCAACAAACGGGCTGTCGCGCCTCATTATTTAAACAACTAGACCAGCCTGAATTAAAACCACTGCCGCTTCACCCATGGCAATACCGAGATGTTAAGCGGGTTAAAATTCACCCGGATTACCACGTCCAATATCAAAAACACTTCTATTCGGTGCCGCATCATTTGGTGGGTGAAAAGCTGGAATTACACGCCGGTCAAAACCTGATTGAACTGTATTTGCACAATCAATTGGTCGCCAGCCATGCCCGGCAATTAACGCCGGGGACAACCATCTTGGCGATGCATATGCCCGAGCGCCATTGCCAGCACCAATATTGGAATCAAGAGACGATTCTGGCGAATGCCTTAAAACTAGGCGCGCACGTTCAGCTATGGATGCAAGAACGGTTTACTGAAAAACAGCATCCCGAGCAGGCCTACCGAATTTGGCTGGGCGTATTGAATTTAGGCAAAAAATACCCACCGCATCGATTAGATAAAAGCTGTGAGCTGGCATTGAAAAAACATTTGAATCGCTTGGAAAACCTCCGGTCGATGCTTAAAAACTGCCGTGACCAGCTGCCAGAACAAGACGAACTGGATTACCAATTACCGCAGCAGCATTTAAATATACGCGGCCCTGACAGTTTCCATTAG
- the truA gene encoding tRNA pseudouridine(38-40) synthase TruA, which produces MYYFQVTIAYKGTAYFGWQAQSTDTLYEEKPTIEGTILSRLKKMTHYQPCTVSGASRTDGGVHALGQIAKLTISKDISPEKLLLGLNSILPDDIRILTCRPSTKQYQPSKSSISKEYHYYFVTSPIDNVTTSDIAMHLPISNPDDLALLRSACKLFVGRHDFYNFSSRDKGITSSTREIFHCDIHQASFSPLADELYYLKIIGNGFLKYMVRYLMGTLYELAKGRISLDDISRYLDQHQTDKLSARAKPKGLHLINIEQQV; this is translated from the coding sequence ATGTATTATTTTCAAGTGACTATCGCCTACAAGGGCACCGCCTATTTTGGCTGGCAGGCTCAGTCCACCGACACACTATATGAAGAAAAGCCAACAATAGAAGGCACCATTCTTAGTCGCTTAAAAAAAATGACACATTATCAACCTTGTACTGTTTCAGGGGCTAGTCGCACAGATGGTGGTGTTCATGCGTTAGGGCAAATCGCAAAGCTCACTATTTCGAAAGACATTAGCCCAGAGAAACTTTTATTGGGGCTAAATTCAATATTACCAGACGATATTCGAATATTAACATGTCGGCCATCTACCAAACAATATCAACCGAGTAAATCGAGTATTAGCAAGGAATACCACTATTACTTTGTAACCTCACCGATTGATAATGTAACGACCTCTGATATTGCAATGCACCTGCCCATTAGTAATCCAGATGATTTAGCATTGCTACGCAGTGCCTGTAAGCTGTTTGTAGGTCGCCATGATTTTTATAATTTTAGTAGCCGCGATAAAGGTATTACTAGTAGTACTCGAGAGATTTTCCATTGTGATATTCACCAGGCCAGTTTTTCACCTTTAGCTGATGAATTATATTATTTAAAAATAATTGGTAATGGTTTTTTAAAATACATGGTGCGTTACTTAATGGGCACTCTGTATGAATTAGCTAAGGGGCGTATCAGCCTAGATGATATCTCACGCTATCTTGATCAACACCAAACAGATAAGTTAAGTGCCAGAGCAAAGCCCAAAGGGTTGCATTTAATCAATATTGAGCAGCAAGTTTAA
- a CDS encoding LysR substrate-binding domain-containing protein, producing the protein MHQQIVKSQRNLRTLDLNLLPIFDALMQQQHLSRAAEQLSMSQPAVSNALKRLRERFNDPLFIRTAQGLRPTSRAIQLQQQFQPALNQIQQAWQPEIFEPKTSQQNFYLATNAATEYLLAPYLISWLRQTAPHISVHLLPEQTTDIAGKLKQGQLDFVIDFIAYQPSQFQKQLLAYEKLTVICSKQHPLLKGEISIEQFQQLPQVSLIPRQSNHQHQQLGLTVEQQGTPFQQLMGQQLPSRNLKAHVSSFVAIPEIVSNTDLIAVVPLKIALHYQAKLQLIEMPFDYPEVPIYLQWHNNRQKDAAHVWLRESIKALSKEIDNNI; encoded by the coding sequence ATGCACCAACAGATCGTTAAAAGCCAGCGAAATTTGCGCACACTGGATCTTAATCTGTTACCCATCTTCGATGCTTTGATGCAACAGCAGCATTTGTCGAGAGCTGCCGAACAGCTATCGATGAGCCAACCTGCGGTCAGTAATGCCTTAAAGCGCTTAAGAGAAAGGTTCAATGACCCGCTGTTTATCAGAACTGCGCAAGGCTTGCGCCCTACTTCACGCGCGATACAACTTCAGCAGCAATTTCAGCCAGCACTCAATCAAATCCAACAAGCTTGGCAACCAGAAATATTCGAGCCAAAAACCAGCCAACAGAACTTTTACCTAGCAACCAATGCTGCCACTGAGTATTTATTAGCGCCCTATCTGATAAGTTGGTTAAGACAGACTGCACCGCATATATCTGTTCACTTGTTACCTGAACAAACCACCGATATTGCAGGAAAATTAAAACAAGGCCAGTTGGATTTTGTGATTGATTTCATTGCCTACCAACCGTCACAGTTTCAAAAACAGCTATTGGCATATGAAAAATTAACGGTGATTTGTAGCAAGCAGCACCCACTACTCAAGGGTGAAATTTCAATTGAACAGTTTCAACAATTACCCCAGGTGAGTTTGATTCCAAGACAATCGAATCATCAACATCAGCAGCTGGGGCTTACGGTCGAACAACAAGGTACCCCATTTCAACAATTAATGGGGCAACAGCTACCAAGCCGCAATTTAAAGGCACATGTCTCAAGCTTTGTCGCCATTCCAGAAATTGTCTCCAACACCGATTTAATTGCCGTGGTGCCTTTAAAAATTGCCTTACATTACCAAGCTAAGCTGCAGCTAATCGAGATGCCTTTCGACTACCCAGAAGTGCCTATTTACTTGCAATGGCACAACAATCGCCAGAAAGATGCCGCACATGTTTGGCTGAGAGAATCAATTAAAGCACTATCAAAAGAAATAGATAACAATATTTAA
- the istB gene encoding IS21-like element helper ATPase IstB, whose protein sequence is MNRTLELIREMRMSGMADALITQQEQPATYQEMAFEERLLLLLDQEHSWRNGNRHARLLRQAKLRLNAHLKDIDYQHSRGLNKSQMAELVQLQWLDQKQNLLISGPCGSGKTWLACALAQAACQKGHSCRYYRIRRMMRELEQAKADGSYPKVLKQIARYQLLILDDWGLEPLQGGQRNDLMEIMDDRHQNSSTLVISQLPTTEWYHSIGDSTIADAILDRLMHNAHRLNLKGESMRKKAGEKLAQNEHLS, encoded by the coding sequence ATGAACCGAACTTTAGAATTAATCCGAGAAATGCGCATGAGCGGCATGGCCGATGCCTTGATTACTCAACAAGAGCAACCGGCAACCTATCAGGAAATGGCCTTTGAGGAACGGTTGTTACTGTTATTGGACCAAGAGCATTCATGGCGAAATGGCAATCGTCATGCAAGGTTGTTGCGACAAGCCAAATTACGGCTGAATGCGCATTTAAAAGATATCGATTACCAGCATTCTCGAGGTTTGAATAAAAGCCAGATGGCTGAATTGGTTCAACTGCAATGGCTGGATCAAAAGCAAAACCTGTTAATCAGCGGGCCTTGCGGCAGCGGAAAAACTTGGCTGGCTTGTGCATTAGCGCAGGCCGCTTGCCAAAAAGGCCATAGCTGTCGTTATTACCGAATCAGACGAATGATGCGTGAATTAGAGCAGGCCAAAGCTGACGGCAGCTATCCCAAAGTACTCAAGCAAATCGCTCGTTATCAGTTATTGATATTGGATGATTGGGGGTTAGAACCGTTACAGGGCGGGCAAAGAAACGATTTAATGGAGATTATGGATGACCGCCACCAAAACAGCAGCACGTTAGTTATTAGCCAATTACCGACCACCGAGTGGTATCACAGCATCGGTGACAGCACGATAGCGGATGCGATTTTAGACCGGTTAATGCACAACGCTCACCGCTTGAACCTGAAGGGAGAATCGATGAGAAAAAAGGCAGGTGAAAAACTGGCTCAAAATGAACACTTGAGCTAG
- a CDS encoding NfeD family protein, translated as MQYFLENPDHVWYLIAGISFVVELSIMGLSGPLFFFAIASLVTGILVSFGIVAGWQNEILTVGLLTAVITAALWKPLKALQNSKDKTDNSSDMVGLTVLASAEITAVSGTIRYSGINWQARLADDETAKSISEKSACKIVAITGNTMLVKAL; from the coding sequence ATGCAATATTTTTTAGAAAACCCTGACCACGTTTGGTACTTAATTGCCGGTATTAGCTTTGTTGTTGAATTGAGTATTATGGGGTTAAGTGGCCCGTTATTCTTTTTTGCGATTGCGAGCTTGGTTACCGGTATTTTAGTGAGTTTTGGTATTGTCGCTGGTTGGCAAAATGAAATATTAACGGTAGGGCTGTTAACGGCGGTTATCACAGCTGCTTTATGGAAGCCATTAAAAGCCTTACAAAACTCCAAAGATAAAACAGATAACTCTAGTGACATGGTCGGTTTAACCGTGTTAGCCAGTGCTGAAATTACAGCAGTTAGCGGCACCATTCGTTATTCTGGTATCAATTGGCAAGCGCGTTTAGCGGACGATGAAACTGCAAAATCGATAAGCGAAAAAAGTGCATGTAAAATTGTCGCCATTACTGGCAATACCATGTTGGTTAAAGCGTTATAG
- a CDS encoding sterol desaturase family protein: MAQMSAEAMQAFRSKYRTQISQRYSGWLHMGFVSVVGIAVIVYALSQVLDSSWMQWLAFPLTMLGVNFAEYCAHRWLGHRKTSIGKMFYQRHTGDHHSFFLESAMDYQSVADWRVVLFPGYLIIAFLVGLVIPGFLLLDYLFSSNVGFIYAAAGISGYLFYEVMHFSYHIPQGHWVQKIFLMVPGWKQMRHTHVLHHRRDKMGHANFNITLPIFDWLLGTLYWQPLNRSYKSNGEIHQR; the protein is encoded by the coding sequence ATGGCACAGATGTCAGCTGAAGCAATGCAAGCCTTTCGCAGTAAATATCGAACTCAAATTAGCCAGCGCTATAGCGGTTGGCTGCATATGGGGTTTGTCTCAGTGGTGGGTATAGCAGTGATTGTTTATGCCTTATCTCAAGTATTAGATAGCAGCTGGATGCAGTGGTTGGCATTCCCGCTAACCATGCTCGGGGTGAATTTTGCTGAATACTGTGCCCACCGCTGGTTAGGGCATCGCAAAACATCTATCGGTAAGATGTTTTATCAGCGGCATACAGGTGATCATCATAGTTTCTTTCTGGAAAGCGCAATGGATTATCAATCAGTAGCTGATTGGCGGGTCGTATTATTTCCAGGCTATTTAATTATTGCTTTTCTGGTTGGCTTGGTAATTCCCGGTTTTTTATTGTTGGATTATCTATTTTCGAGTAATGTTGGTTTTATTTACGCGGCTGCTGGAATTAGTGGCTATTTGTTTTATGAGGTAATGCATTTTAGCTATCACATACCGCAGGGGCATTGGGTGCAAAAAATATTTTTAATGGTGCCGGGCTGGAAACAAATGCGCCATACCCATGTATTGCATCATCGTAGGGATAAAATGGGTCATGCAAATTTTAATATTACCCTGCCAATATTTGACTGGCTCTTGGGTACTTTGTATTGGCAGCCGCTTAACCGTTCTTACAAAAGTAATGGTGAAATTCACCAGCGCTAG
- a CDS encoding transposase, with protein MIYSKLMHYTSTSQVQCCISHMTRSSMKFVPYKDYKAVTSDLKKIYRLVTVA; from the coding sequence ATGATATATTCGAAGTTGATGCACTACACTAGTACAAGTCAAGTTCAGTGTTGTATCTCCCATATGACAAGGAGTTCAATGAAGTTCGTGCCATACAAAGATTACAAAGCGGTTACGTCTGATTTAAAGAAGATTTATCGATTGGTGACAGTTGCTTAA
- the gmtX gene encoding gamma-mobile-trio protein GmtX, with amino-acid sequence MKEKNYSTELEVQSLYEGLLHQATRTDTRKTLNTIHDICKKLVANNSTPSVPIVAKLVGNQGIIISVRTIYNRRGGNNPYPRLIDAWARFSEFKSSKVSSNIDLSFQLVNDSDLVKISDPVLRHKIMIIFGQHKSLIKENNALREIQKMPLILPPGSEQERCQNEQKKPALEAYDTEVIVKFLKGNNAKGLCFDQYGALNSNKAIPRHQVLSEPGLKEAIEKLIPEKLLLTE; translated from the coding sequence ATGAAGGAAAAAAACTACTCTACTGAGCTTGAAGTACAAAGTTTGTATGAAGGCCTGCTTCACCAAGCAACAAGGACTGATACAAGAAAGACACTCAATACAATTCATGATATTTGCAAGAAATTAGTTGCAAACAACTCAACCCCTTCAGTCCCTATTGTTGCAAAGCTTGTCGGGAACCAAGGGATAATTATCTCAGTTCGAACAATCTATAACCGACGCGGTGGAAACAACCCTTATCCACGTTTAATTGATGCTTGGGCGCGTTTTTCTGAATTTAAGAGTTCGAAAGTTTCATCGAATATTGATCTTAGCTTTCAGCTGGTTAATGATAGCGATCTTGTAAAAATATCCGATCCAGTCTTGCGCCACAAAATAATGATTATATTCGGCCAGCACAAGTCACTAATAAAAGAAAACAACGCACTTCGCGAAATACAAAAAATGCCTTTGATTTTACCCCCAGGATCAGAGCAGGAAAGGTGTCAGAACGAACAAAAAAAACCTGCTCTTGAGGCGTACGATACTGAAGTTATTGTGAAATTTTTAAAAGGAAACAATGCCAAGGGTTTATGCTTCGACCAGTATGGAGCACTGAATTCAAATAAAGCAATACCTCGACATCAGGTACTCTCTGAGCCAGGATTAAAAGAAGCAATTGAAAAGCTTATTCCGGAAAAGCTATTGCTTACAGAATGA
- a CDS encoding sodium-dependent transporter — MSQANSNPKVWATRWTFILAATGSAVGLGNIWKFPYMTGVNGGGAFVITYLICIALVGIPIMMAETALGRHGRHNPIQTMFELAKENGASKNWGIIGIVGVLSGFLILSFYSVIAGWSLSYMVDGVSGVFPSLQGDAAGEHFSALIASPGKLILYHTIIMGFSAFIIARGIHEGLEKSVRFLMPALFVLLMLLLGYSAFTTGYFMEGIKFLFVPDFSKITSEAILAGMGHAFFTLSLSMGAIMAYGAYMPKDAKIGSTIVTVAFFDTFIALVAGMALFPIVFANGMEPASGPGLMFISLPAAFGQMAGGSIFGTLFFALVAIAALSSAISLVEPAVAWIIERFPVNRAMATIIVCALVWLLGLASVFSFNIWSEIKPFGKTIFDWLDYVTANILLPLGGMAIAIFAGWVMKKEIMEKELSLSHGGFTLWRWLIRIISPLAVFIVFLNSIS, encoded by the coding sequence ATGAGTCAGGCAAATAGTAACCCCAAAGTGTGGGCTACTCGATGGACGTTTATTTTAGCTGCGACAGGTTCCGCAGTAGGCTTGGGTAATATTTGGAAGTTTCCTTATATGACCGGAGTGAATGGTGGTGGTGCGTTTGTAATCACCTATCTGATTTGTATCGCCCTAGTCGGTATTCCGATTATGATGGCAGAAACTGCATTAGGCCGTCATGGTCGTCATAACCCAATTCAGACGATGTTTGAATTGGCCAAAGAAAATGGCGCATCTAAAAACTGGGGCATTATTGGTATTGTTGGCGTTTTAAGCGGATTTTTAATTCTGTCTTTTTATAGCGTTATTGCCGGTTGGTCACTTTCATACATGGTTGACGGTGTTTCAGGTGTTTTCCCTAGCCTGCAAGGCGATGCGGCGGGCGAGCACTTTAGCGCATTAATTGCTAGCCCAGGAAAATTGATTTTATATCACACCATTATTATGGGATTTTCTGCTTTTATTATTGCCCGTGGTATTCATGAAGGCTTGGAAAAAAGTGTTCGGTTCCTAATGCCAGCATTATTTGTTTTGTTAATGCTGTTGTTGGGTTACAGCGCATTTACTACGGGTTATTTCATGGAAGGCATTAAGTTTTTGTTTGTGCCAGATTTCAGCAAAATCACTAGTGAAGCCATTTTAGCCGGCATGGGCCATGCATTCTTTACCTTGAGCCTGAGCATGGGTGCTATCATGGCATACGGTGCTTATATGCCCAAAGATGCCAAAATAGGTAGCACCATTGTCACGGTAGCGTTTTTTGATACCTTTATTGCATTGGTTGCAGGCATGGCATTATTTCCGATTGTTTTTGCCAATGGAATGGAGCCAGCATCCGGCCCAGGGTTAATGTTTATTTCTTTACCGGCTGCATTTGGTCAAATGGCCGGCGGCAGTATTTTTGGAACACTATTTTTTGCATTAGTTGCTATTGCAGCATTAAGTTCTGCTATTTCTTTGGTCGAGCCTGCCGTTGCCTGGATTATTGAACGCTTCCCGGTCAATCGCGCTATGGCAACTATCATCGTTTGCGCTTTGGTGTGGTTGTTGGGCTTAGCCAGTGTATTTTCATTCAACATTTGGTCAGAGATTAAACCTTTTGGAAAAACAATTTTCGATTGGTTGGATTATGTAACGGCGAATATTTTGTTACCGCTCGGAGGAATGGCAATTGCAATTTTTGCGGGTTGGGTAATGAAAAAAGAAATCATGGAAAAAGAGCTGTCGCTCAGCCATGGCGGGTTTACCCTGTGGCGTTGGCTGATTAGAATTATTTCGCCATTAGCTGTATTTATCGTTTTTTTGAATAGTATTTCTTAA